From Mucilaginibacter rubeus, a single genomic window includes:
- a CDS encoding acyltransferase family protein, whose translation MSKNATYLETKGHYQILDGLRGVASLFVVAFHILETYSGDRFHQIINHGYLAVDFFFLLSGFVVAYAYDDRWGKMTQWDFYKRRLVRLQPMVIMGSIIGAVFFYTQGCAMFPLINQTPVWKMLLIMLIGCTLIPIRPSLDIRGWQEMHPLNGPAWSLFFEYVANILYALVIRRFSKTLLAIFVFLSACLLIHFTVMGPQGDVIGGWTVDKPQLYIGFTRLLYPFFAGMLLCRLGKLIHIKGAFTVCSILIAAILCVPRIGGPDHLWMNGIYESVCIIILFPLIVAIGAGGTLKSQSSIRVCKFIGDLSYPLYITHYPLIYFHIAWVQNNKVPMAPGLFAGLGIFVASIAIAYACLKLYDEPVREWLKKRVLIKK comes from the coding sequence ATGAGTAAAAACGCTACGTACCTTGAAACAAAAGGGCATTATCAAATTCTTGACGGGCTTCGCGGAGTAGCATCGCTTTTTGTGGTGGCTTTCCACATTCTTGAAACTTATTCCGGAGATCGTTTTCATCAAATTATCAACCACGGCTATCTCGCGGTTGATTTCTTTTTTTTACTGTCAGGTTTTGTAGTGGCTTACGCTTATGATGACCGCTGGGGGAAAATGACCCAGTGGGATTTTTACAAGCGCCGCCTTGTCCGTTTGCAGCCCATGGTTATTATGGGGTCTATAATCGGTGCTGTGTTTTTTTATACGCAGGGATGCGCCATGTTTCCGCTTATTAACCAAACGCCCGTTTGGAAAATGCTGCTAATAATGTTAATTGGCTGTACCTTGATACCAATACGGCCTTCATTGGATATCCGTGGTTGGCAGGAAATGCACCCATTGAACGGACCGGCCTGGTCGTTGTTTTTTGAATACGTAGCCAATATACTTTACGCGCTGGTGATCCGTAGATTTTCAAAAACGCTGCTTGCTATTTTTGTGTTTTTATCGGCCTGCTTACTAATTCATTTTACGGTAATGGGGCCGCAGGGCGATGTAATTGGTGGTTGGACAGTAGACAAGCCACAGCTCTATATAGGCTTCACCCGCCTGTTATATCCGTTTTTTGCCGGTATGTTATTGTGCCGCCTGGGCAAGCTTATTCATATTAAAGGAGCTTTTACAGTTTGTAGCATTTTAATTGCCGCTATACTGTGCGTACCAAGGATAGGTGGCCCTGACCACTTATGGATGAACGGTATTTACGAATCAGTTTGTATCATTATCCTTTTCCCTTTGATAGTAGCCATTGGGGCAGGGGGCACTTTAAAAAGCCAAAGCTCAATCAGGGTTTGCAAATTTATAGGCGATCTTTCCTATCCGCTTTATATTACACACTATCCTTTAATATACTTTCATATAGCCTGGGTACAAAATAATAAGGTGCCGATGGCTCCGGGCTTGTTTGCCGGCCTGGGTATTTTTGTAGCGAGCATTGCTATTGCCTATGCCTGTCTTAAACTATATGATGAACCCGTTAGGGAATGGTTAAAGAAACGTGTTTTAATAAAAAAGTAA
- a CDS encoding DUF1624 domain-containing protein — MSTILKNRITSIDFLRGTIMIIMALDHVRDYLYSGSFYYDPLDLTKTSGVLFFTRWITHFCAPIFMLLAGTSACLIGQKKSKKELSIFLVKRGLWLIFLEMFVVNFGWNFNIAFPMFFFITIWALGLSMIILAALIHLPKQLILGISLVIIFGHNLLDGVHVPGSSLEAFGWSLLHDQQFFMWHKEILLVGYPIVPLMAVMSLGYCLGGWYTTGYDVVKRQKNLLIAGSCCLVAFIVLRYTNVYGDPVKWTAQKDAFYTFLSFIKVNKYPPSLLYLLLTLGSAFLFLSFTEKLKGKVVDVVSVYGRVPMFYYLIHIYIIHLIAIIASALTPGQDWAIWFLKQPIWFTRDLKGYGFSLPVAYLTWILIVAGLYPLCKRYDTYKQANKAKWWLSYL; from the coding sequence ATGAGCACAATTTTAAAAAACCGGATAACCTCGATAGATTTTCTCCGTGGTACTATCATGATCATTATGGCCCTTGATCATGTAAGGGATTATTTATACTCCGGTTCGTTTTATTATGATCCGCTTGATCTTACGAAAACGAGCGGCGTATTATTTTTCACGCGGTGGATCACTCATTTTTGCGCGCCGATATTTATGTTGCTCGCTGGAACATCGGCATGCCTCATCGGGCAAAAGAAATCTAAAAAGGAATTATCTATTTTCCTGGTAAAGCGGGGTTTATGGCTCATTTTTCTCGAAATGTTTGTGGTTAACTTCGGCTGGAACTTCAATATTGCGTTCCCCATGTTTTTCTTTATCACCATTTGGGCATTGGGTTTAAGTATGATCATATTGGCTGCGTTGATCCATTTGCCCAAGCAACTGATCCTGGGGATCAGTCTTGTAATTATATTTGGCCATAATCTTTTAGATGGTGTGCATGTTCCCGGAAGTTCCCTGGAGGCCTTTGGTTGGTCGCTGCTGCATGACCAGCAATTTTTTATGTGGCATAAAGAAATTTTACTGGTAGGATATCCCATTGTGCCGCTAATGGCTGTTATGTCGTTAGGCTATTGTTTGGGTGGATGGTATACCACCGGCTATGATGTTGTCAAACGACAAAAAAACTTATTGATTGCAGGCAGTTGCTGCCTGGTTGCGTTCATCGTGCTGCGTTATACCAATGTATACGGCGACCCGGTAAAGTGGACAGCACAAAAAGATGCGTTTTATACCTTCCTGTCGTTCATTAAAGTGAATAAGTATCCGCCATCGTTGCTGTACCTTCTGCTAACGTTAGGATCGGCTTTCCTGTTCCTGTCATTTACTGAAAAGTTAAAGGGCAAGGTTGTGGATGTGGTTTCGGTATATGGCAGGGTGCCAATGTTCTATTATCTTATCCACATTTATATTATACACCTCATAGCAATCATTGCTTCGGCATTAACACCTGGCCAGGACTGGGCAATCTGGTTCCTGAAACAACCTATCTGGTTTACCCGCGATCTGAAAGGCTACGGATTTTCATTGCCGGTAGCTTACCTCACCTGGATTTTAATAGTAGCAGGCCTATATCCTTTATGTAAACGTTATGATACTTACAAGCAGGCCAATAAGGCAAAATGGTGGTTGAGTTATTTGTAA
- a CDS encoding PAS domain-containing protein produces MKPGTRFLHSLFEVAHVEFQTYDLSNQKVLFSSGVTRQLLGYSESEYVNLSNEFYRSIIHPDDYEKVQQTINKTIQSKSGDVIEMTVRLRRIDGSYIWLYSRQMIYQRNHANGTLTIIREVEDVTRLVELQGDLEEKVEQLKAISYKNSHLLRGPVSSIIGLVDLIEEHAVTSDHNRQILHYLKETIAKLDGVVREINENANLR; encoded by the coding sequence ATGAAACCCGGGACCAGATTTTTACATTCTCTTTTTGAAGTAGCACACGTTGAATTTCAAACTTATGACCTTTCCAATCAAAAGGTTCTGTTTTCGAGCGGAGTAACCCGTCAGCTTTTGGGATATTCAGAAAGTGAATATGTTAACCTGAGCAATGAATTTTACCGAAGTATCATTCACCCTGATGATTACGAAAAAGTACAGCAAACCATCAACAAAACCATTCAATCAAAAAGTGGCGATGTAATAGAAATGACTGTGCGCCTGCGCCGGATCGATGGCTCGTATATTTGGCTTTATTCAAGACAAATGATTTATCAAAGAAACCACGCTAATGGCACGCTGACCATTATAAGGGAAGTTGAGGATGTTACTCGCCTGGTTGAACTTCAGGGCGATCTGGAAGAAAAAGTTGAACAGCTCAAAGCAATCTCCTATAAAAACTCCCATCTGTTGCGCGGGCCCGTGTCAAGCATTATTGGCCTGGTTGATTTGATTGAAGAACACGCGGTGACAAGTGATCATAATCGGCAGATATTGCATTATCTAAAGGAAACCATAGCCAAACTGGACGGCGTAGTTAGAGAGATCAATGAAAATGCAAACCTGAGATAA